In the Aromatoleum bremense genome, one interval contains:
- a CDS encoding monovalent cation/H+ antiporter subunit D, protein MTHEVILPIVLPAVIAAVIALTMRRDIALARTASIASAVALLLLAIALLGLASDGSIRTYALGGWPAPFGIVLVLDRLSALMLLLTAVLALAVLLYAVNGWDTRGRHFHALLQFQLMGLNGAFLTGDFFNLFVFFEVLLIASYGLMVHGGGARRVAAGVQYVVVNLAASALFLFAVGLLYAVTGTLNMADLAVKVPGVAAADQALLRSGALLLLLVFAVKGALVPLHFWLPGTYANAPAPVAALFAVLTKVGAYAIIRLFTLAFGEGAGDAAWLAAPWLMPAAMLTLLLGMFGMFAARRLAAMVSFAVLGSMGTLLIAVALFTPPALSAALYYLLHSTLAAGALFLVADLVAERRPGHGDALAAAPAFAQSGLVGALFLLGAIAMAGLPPMSGFIGKLLILDAARDAFNRNWIWSLILSTSLLAIVGFARGGSSLFWKSASFPGRLDARQLTRPALTIAAAGLLLAVNAAMAVFAGPVTRYLDATAAQLFAPAGYIDAVLGAEGGNE, encoded by the coding sequence ATGACGCACGAAGTCATCCTGCCGATCGTGCTGCCGGCCGTCATCGCGGCGGTGATCGCGCTGACGATGCGTCGCGACATCGCGCTGGCGCGGACGGCTTCGATCGCCTCGGCGGTCGCGCTGTTGCTGCTCGCCATCGCGCTCCTGGGGTTGGCGAGCGACGGCAGCATCCGCACCTACGCCCTCGGCGGCTGGCCGGCGCCGTTCGGCATCGTGCTGGTACTCGACCGCCTGTCGGCACTGATGCTGCTGCTCACTGCGGTGCTCGCCCTCGCGGTGCTGCTGTACGCGGTGAATGGCTGGGATACGCGCGGCAGGCATTTCCACGCACTGCTCCAGTTCCAGCTGATGGGGCTGAACGGCGCCTTCCTGACCGGCGATTTCTTCAACCTCTTCGTGTTCTTCGAAGTGCTGCTGATCGCATCCTACGGCCTGATGGTGCACGGCGGCGGCGCGCGGCGGGTGGCCGCCGGCGTCCAGTACGTCGTCGTCAATCTTGCAGCGTCGGCGCTGTTCCTGTTCGCCGTCGGACTGCTGTATGCCGTCACCGGCACGCTGAACATGGCCGATCTCGCCGTCAAGGTGCCCGGCGTCGCGGCGGCCGACCAGGCCCTGCTGCGCAGCGGGGCGCTGCTGCTGCTGCTGGTCTTCGCCGTCAAGGGAGCGCTGGTGCCGCTGCACTTCTGGCTGCCGGGTACATATGCGAATGCCCCGGCACCGGTCGCGGCGCTGTTTGCGGTCCTGACCAAGGTCGGTGCCTACGCGATCATCCGCCTGTTCACGCTCGCGTTCGGCGAAGGGGCGGGCGACGCGGCGTGGCTTGCGGCGCCATGGCTGATGCCGGCGGCGATGCTGACGCTGCTGCTCGGCATGTTCGGTATGTTCGCTGCCCGCCGGCTCGCTGCGATGGTCAGCTTTGCGGTGCTCGGTTCGATGGGCACGCTGCTGATCGCGGTCGCGCTGTTCACACCGCCAGCCTTGTCCGCGGCGCTGTACTACCTGCTGCACTCGACCCTTGCCGCCGGCGCGCTGTTCCTCGTCGCCGATCTTGTCGCGGAGCGCCGCCCGGGCCACGGCGACGCCCTCGCCGCGGCGCCGGCGTTCGCGCAGTCGGGTCTCGTCGGCGCGCTGTTCCTGCTCGGGGCGATCGCGATGGCGGGGCTGCCGCCGATGTCCGGTTTCATCGGCAAGCTGCTGATTCTCGACGCCGCGCGCGACGCCTTCAACCGGAACTGGATCTGGAGCCTGATACTGTCGACGTCGCTGCTGGCGATCGTCGGCTTCGCGCGTGGCGGCAGCTCGCTGTTCTGGAAGAGTGCGTCGTTTCCCGGCCGGCTCGACGCGCGGCAGCTGACGCGCCCGGCGCTGACGATCGCGGCAGCCGGACTGTTGCTCGCCGTCAATGCCGCGATGGCGGTGTTTGCCGGCCCGGTCACACGTTACCTCGATGCGACCGCCGCACAGCTGTTCGCCCCGGCCGGCTACATCGATGCGGTTCTCGGGGCCGAGGGAGGTAACGAATGA
- a CDS encoding Na+/H+ antiporter subunit C yields the protein MEFLVATAVGMLTAAGVYLLLRARSFPVVLGLALLSYAVNVFLFAAGRLAVDLPPVIRAGGDYTDPLPQALVLTAIVISFGMTAVVVVMAARAYVESGSDRVDDEPGGNGDGGCS from the coding sequence ATGGAATTCCTCGTCGCAACCGCAGTCGGCATGCTCACCGCGGCAGGCGTTTATCTGCTGCTGCGCGCTCGCAGCTTCCCGGTCGTGCTCGGGCTCGCGTTGCTGTCGTACGCGGTCAACGTGTTTCTCTTCGCCGCCGGCCGCCTCGCTGTCGACCTGCCGCCGGTGATCCGCGCGGGCGGCGATTACACCGACCCGCTGCCGCAGGCGCTGGTGCTGACCGCGATCGTCATCTCGTTCGGCATGACCGCGGTGGTGGTCGTCATGGCGGCACGCGCCTATGTCGAAAGCGGCAGCGACCGCGTCGACGACGAGCCGGGCGGGAATGGCGACGGAGGGTGCAGTTGA
- a CDS encoding monovalent cation/H+ antiporter subunit A produces the protein MSLALIVMLPFAGAVLPALLGRAGSTASALAAFSVSLLAFVLLLSHAPAVFDGDVVQAGWVWLPGLGLNANLFLDGLGFLFAVLILGIGLLIIAYTRFYLPKRDSGSRFHACLLLFQGAMLGIVLSDNVLLLLIFWELTSLSSFLLIGYSRHLPEARQGARMALAVTAAGGLSMIAGMLILGDIAGSFDLTVILQQRDLIQASPHYLPALLLILGGCFTKSAQFPFHFWLPHAMAAPTPVSAYLHSATMVKAGVFLLARLWPVLSGTDAWFYVVATTGLATMLIGAVVALFEDELKALLAFSTISHLGLVVMLFGFGTPLAAVAGVFHILNHAAFKAALFMTAGIVDHEVGSRDIRQLGGLAALMPVTATLAALAAASMAGVPLLNGFLSKEMMLDAAARAQWAGQGWVVPLVATVAAMFSVAYSFRYLVHVFFARRHERYAKSLKDPSAGLWLPPLVLVAIAVLIGLFPAALAGPLVATAAAAVVGGPLPEYELALWHGATPALAMSVFALAAGLFLLSRHGRLREAWQAVPHPQAKTMFDAAITGIVAFCRQVTVDVHNGSLRRYLAFLVGSAVFVGNVGFFSGSHAPGMRETLPATPVAIVAWLLLAGCCAAVLVLHRQRVLALVSVGVIGLIVAFAFLYLSAPDLALTQITVEVVTVILMLLALNVLPKTTPAESGRGRRLRDAALAVLAGLGSGGAAWAVMTRDFETLSGYYLERALPEGGGANVVNVILIDFRGFDTFGEIIVLGIAALTVFALLDGAQRLFVRTARLEEALPSPARDRRPLMLAVVARVMLPLALVVAAYIFLRGHHAPGGGFVAGLIVAIALIMQYIAGGAAWAEQRLGPDHHVVIGAGVLVAAATGVGAWVVGHPFLTSTFGHVAAPLLGVVEFSSAMAFDAGVFLTVVGAVMLMLATFGRIDRRDPQSAPGHAPPAPGLPDARRQEA, from the coding sequence ATGAGCCTTGCCCTGATCGTGATGCTGCCATTCGCCGGTGCGGTGCTGCCGGCGCTGCTCGGACGCGCCGGCAGCACCGCCTCCGCGCTCGCGGCCTTCTCGGTGAGCCTGCTGGCTTTCGTGCTGCTGCTGTCGCACGCGCCTGCCGTGTTCGATGGCGACGTCGTGCAGGCCGGGTGGGTTTGGCTTCCCGGACTCGGCCTGAACGCGAACCTGTTTCTCGACGGGCTCGGTTTCCTCTTCGCCGTGCTGATCCTCGGCATCGGCCTGCTGATCATCGCCTACACCCGTTTCTATCTGCCGAAACGGGACTCGGGCAGCCGCTTCCATGCCTGCCTCCTGCTCTTCCAAGGCGCGATGCTCGGCATCGTGCTGTCGGACAATGTCCTGCTGCTGCTGATCTTCTGGGAGCTGACGAGCCTGTCGTCGTTCCTGCTGATCGGTTATTCGAGGCACCTGCCCGAGGCCCGGCAAGGGGCGCGAATGGCGCTTGCGGTGACCGCCGCCGGCGGGCTGTCGATGATCGCGGGCATGCTGATCCTCGGCGACATCGCCGGATCCTTCGATCTGACCGTGATCCTGCAGCAGCGCGACCTGATCCAGGCGTCGCCGCATTACCTGCCGGCGCTGCTGCTGATCCTTGGGGGCTGCTTCACGAAATCGGCGCAGTTCCCGTTCCATTTCTGGCTGCCGCATGCGATGGCCGCGCCGACCCCGGTATCGGCCTACCTGCATTCGGCGACGATGGTGAAAGCCGGCGTGTTCCTGCTGGCGCGGCTGTGGCCGGTACTCTCCGGCACCGACGCGTGGTTCTACGTGGTCGCGACGACCGGCCTCGCGACGATGCTGATCGGTGCCGTCGTCGCGCTGTTCGAGGACGAACTCAAGGCGTTGCTCGCATTCTCGACGATCAGCCATCTCGGCCTGGTGGTGATGCTGTTCGGCTTCGGCACGCCGCTCGCGGCGGTCGCCGGCGTGTTCCACATCCTCAACCACGCGGCATTCAAGGCCGCCCTGTTCATGACCGCCGGCATCGTCGACCACGAAGTCGGCTCGCGCGACATCCGCCAACTGGGCGGGCTCGCGGCGCTGATGCCGGTGACGGCGACGCTGGCGGCGCTCGCCGCAGCGTCGATGGCCGGGGTGCCGTTGCTCAACGGCTTCCTGTCGAAGGAGATGATGCTCGATGCTGCCGCGCGGGCGCAATGGGCGGGGCAGGGCTGGGTGGTGCCGCTTGTCGCGACGGTGGCGGCGATGTTTTCGGTCGCGTATTCGTTCCGCTACCTCGTGCACGTGTTCTTCGCGCGACGGCATGAGCGCTATGCCAAGAGCCTGAAGGACCCGTCGGCCGGGTTGTGGCTGCCACCGCTGGTGCTCGTCGCGATCGCCGTGCTGATCGGGCTGTTTCCGGCAGCGCTCGCGGGACCGCTGGTCGCGACGGCGGCGGCGGCGGTCGTCGGCGGGCCGCTGCCCGAGTACGAGCTTGCGCTGTGGCATGGCGCAACGCCCGCGCTCGCGATGTCGGTTTTCGCGCTGGCCGCCGGTCTTTTCCTGCTGTCGCGCCACGGCCGGCTGCGGGAGGCGTGGCAGGCCGTGCCGCATCCGCAAGCCAAGACGATGTTCGACGCGGCGATCACCGGCATCGTCGCGTTCTGTCGGCAGGTGACGGTGGACGTGCACAACGGGTCGCTGCGGCGTTACCTCGCGTTCCTCGTCGGCAGCGCGGTGTTCGTCGGCAACGTCGGCTTCTTCAGCGGCAGCCATGCTCCGGGCATGCGCGAGACGCTGCCGGCGACCCCGGTCGCGATCGTCGCGTGGCTGCTGCTCGCCGGCTGTTGCGCGGCCGTGCTCGTGCTCCACCGCCAGCGGGTGCTGGCGCTGGTGAGCGTGGGAGTGATCGGGCTCATCGTCGCTTTCGCCTTCCTCTACCTGTCGGCCCCGGATCTCGCGCTGACGCAGATCACCGTCGAAGTCGTCACGGTGATCCTGATGCTGCTTGCGCTGAACGTGCTGCCGAAGACGACTCCCGCCGAGAGCGGTCGGGGGCGGCGGCTGCGCGACGCGGCGCTGGCGGTGCTCGCCGGGCTCGGCAGCGGCGGTGCAGCGTGGGCGGTGATGACAAGAGACTTCGAGACCTTGTCGGGTTATTACCTCGAGCGCGCGCTTCCCGAAGGCGGCGGCGCGAACGTCGTCAATGTGATCCTCATCGATTTCCGCGGCTTCGACACGTTCGGCGAAATCATCGTCCTCGGCATCGCTGCGCTGACGGTTTTCGCGTTGCTCGATGGTGCGCAGCGCCTGTTCGTCAGGACGGCCCGCCTGGAGGAGGCGCTGCCGTCGCCCGCGCGGGACCGCCGGCCGCTGATGCTGGCCGTCGTCGCGCGGGTCATGCTGCCGCTCGCGCTGGTCGTCGCCGCCTACATCTTCCTGCGCGGTCACCACGCCCCGGGAGGCGGTTTTGTCGCCGGCCTGATCGTCGCGATCGCGCTGATCATGCAGTACATCGCCGGCGGTGCAGCGTGGGCGGAACAGCGGCTCGGCCCGGATCACCACGTTGTCATCGGTGCCGGCGTGCTGGTCGCGGCGGCGACCGGAGTCGGTGCCTGGGTCGTCGGCCATCCGTTCCTGACGAGCACTTTCGGCCATGTTGCGGCGCCGCTGCTCGGCGTCGTCGAATTCTCGAGCGCGATGGCCTTCGATGCCGGCGTGTTCCTGACCGTTGTCGGCGCCGTGATGCTGATGCTGGCGACTTTCGGCCGTATCGACAGGCGCGACCCCCAGTCTGCACCCGGGCACGCACCGCCGGCGCCAGGGCTTCCCGACGCGCGGAGGCAGGAGGCCTAG